AATGGCTCTGGCAACGGCCTTATACGTTAATTGAGTTGCAGCATAACTGGGGAACAGAGCAGCAGGATGCTTTTGCCTATGATGTCTCTCCGGAAACTGGTTTCGTGGGAATCGAACTAGTGAGTAACGAGCCTGAACTGCTGGCTCAGGCAGATCAGTCTGACACTGATGCGCCGGTATATTTCGACCCTGACGGCTATCGTATTGATGTCAGGCAAATCTGCGTTGAATAAGAATGTGTCTTTATCTCTAAGTCTGTTCAGGCCTGTATAGACTAAAGTCGTCTCACGGCTGATGCGTGCTTCTGAATAGAATAGAAAGCCTGTGATTTTGCAAAATAATAATAACGGTGGCTATTGTGGGTAAGGTATTTCTTTGGATCAGCGCAGTACTTTTAGTGGTTTATACCATGAAAACTCAATACCTCACTTCCTCTACATGGCAACCTTTTAAAGATGGTTGCATGGCTTCGGAAGAGGCCACCGAAGCACAATGTAGCTGTCTAGCGGATTATGTCCATAAGCACTTCAGTGATCGTGAAGTGCAGGAAATTATGAACCAAACGGTGACAGATCCTGCTATGCAGCAGAAGATTGAAGGTATTGTTCGGGTTGGTTCCCGTCAGTGCCTCAATCCTTAATAACTAACTTAAGGTGTAGATAGGCGAAGGCAGTCGTCTTCAGCCTGCTTCTATTTTAAGCCGGTCACGTACCATATAGAGTGCAGCAATGGTGCGCGCTTCAGTAAAGTCATCCCGGGCGAAGAGTTCATCCAGTTGCGACAGCGGCCAGTGAACGACTTCCATGTCTTCAGGTTCATCGCCTTCCAGTTTACAGGGGTAAAGATCACGGGCCAGTACAGTTGTGATCTTATGGCCCATATAATTTGGCGCAGAAGTCATTTCTTTAACACTGACAATGTCCCGGGCACCGAAGCCTGCTTCTTCTTTTAGCTCTCGGTCGGCGGCGATGATAGCGTCTTCACCCGGATCAATAAGCCCTTTGGGTAATGTCAGCAGATAGTCTTCTACGCCAACCGCGTATTCTTTAATCAGAATGATGTTATCTGCATCATCCAGGGCGACGATCATGACTGCGCCATTACCGCGAACAGCCAGGCGTTCATAGGTTCGTTCCACGCCGTTGGAGAAGCGTAAATCAACCGCTTCAACTTTGAATAACCGGCTTTGAGACGGCTGGCTGATCTTCAATATTTCGGGTTTTACGGGCATACTCTTGCGTTTCCTTAATCGTACCGGGATTTAACGGTTGCCTGGTGAGCGAGCTGAAGCGGATTATACTTACATCTGCTGGCAATAATATTAACCCTCTGGCTGTAACATTCCTATGGATTGGCAAAATATAGATACAGTGCTGTTAGATATGGACGGCACCTTGCTGGATCTGCACTTCGATACCTATTTCTGGCTGGAGCATGTGCCAATGCGCTATGCCCAGTTACATCAGGCTGATGCCGCTGAAACCAGGGCTTGGCTGCTGAAGCGCCTGCGTGAAGAACGGGGGACGCTGAACTGGTATTGTCTGGATTACTGGAGCCGTGAGCTGAAGATTAATATCGCGGAACTGAAACATGAAGTGCGGGATAAAATTTCTTTCAGACCTCATGTACAGGACTTTCTTGCGCACCTGCGGGAAAAACAGATGCGTACGCTGATCGTTACTAATGCGCACCGAGATGGTCTGAACCTGAAAATGCAGGAAACGGGGCTTGATAAGCTGGTGGACGACATTATCGTTTCCCATGATTTCCAACTGCCCAAAGAAGATCCACAGTTCTGGCATGAAATGCAAAAAGTTGAGCCTTTTAACCCGGCCACGACCTTACTGGTGGATGACAGTCTGCCGGTACTGGAGTCTGCCCGGCAGTTTGGCATTGGTTATCTGTTGAGTATCTATCAGCCTGACAGCCAGCAACCGAAACGCGAAATTGATGATTTCGCCGCTATCCATCATTTTGACGAGATAATCCGTGGCTAAGCAATCTACCAATAGTAAAAGCACGGCAGCGCAGGGTGCTGATTCCAAAGTGCGTTTAGATAAATGGCTTTGGGCCGCGCGCTTTTTTAAAACCCGGGCAATTGCCAAGCAGGCAGTTGAAGGTGGTAAAGTGCATTACGAAGGCCAGCGGGCCAAATGCAGCCGGATTGTTGAAGTCGGAGCGGAGCTTATTATCCGGCAGGGCTTTGATGAGAAAAAAGTAATTATCGTGGCTATATCAGAACAGCGCCGTGGAGCCTCTGAGGCTCAGCTTCTCTATAATGAAACCTCTGAAAGCCAGGCCAAACGTGAGTTAAGCGCTGAACAGCGTAAAGCTATGCGAGGTAACCTTGGTCCTGATGTCCGGCCAAATAAGCGTGATCGTCGTCGGATTATGCAGTTTAAAGACCAGTAATCGAGCATTTTTCGTACAGTTTTATGCTAGAATGCCGCCCTAATTTTTTCTCTGATGTTAGCTATTCATTCTGTGAGAGTAATGTCAGGGGTTACCGACTGTTTGTTTGAGAGAAGCATGAGCAATCCAGATCAGATCCAACGGGTTCTTTTTGATAATGCCGACATTCGTTGTGTTGTTGCCGGCGTAGATACTGCATATCAGGAAGTGATACAGCGTCACGGCTATCCGCAAGTTATCCAAAATGTATTGGGTGAAATGATGGCTGCTGTGAGCTTACTTAGCGCTACGTTAAAATTTGAAGGCCGTTTATCTATACAGGCGCAAGGTAGTAACAATGTAAAAGCCCTGATGGCTGAATGTAACCATCAGCGCGATTTACGGGCAATTGCCCGTTTTGAAGGTGAGTTGCCGGAAGAGGCTGAGCTGAAAGAGCTGATTGGCGATGGCCAGTTGGTTATTACAATTGAGCCTGAAAACGGTAAGCGTTATCAGGGGGTTGTTCCTCTTGACGGCGATCATCTTAGCCAGTGTCTGGAGGAGTACTTCTCCCGTTCTGAACAGTTACCTACACAGATTCATCTGGCGACTGGTGAAGATAAGGCAGCTGGTTTTCTGATTCAGGTTATGCCGGTAGAAGGTGACCGTAAAGATCAGTGGGAGCATTTTAGCCAGTTGGCAGCCACGTTAAGTGATGATGAGCTTTTGAGTCTCGACAATGAGACTATTTTACGACGTTTATTCCATGAAGAAGAATGTCGCCTATATGAGCCGGAGTTACTGCGTTTTAACTGCGATTGTACCCGTGAGCGTACAAGCCATGCTTTGCAGTATTTAACTCAGGATGAGCTGGAAGAAATTATCCGGGAAGAAGGCAAGATCGAAGTTAACTGCCAGTTTTGTAACGAAAACTATCAGTTTGATCAGGCAGATATTGTACAAATGTTTTCTATCACCGCAAATGTGAAGCCTTCTGATCAGGTACACTGATTAGTTTAGCGAGTACCGGGATGTGAAACCTCATCCCGTTAAAGCTGACCGAAAGCGACTAATGGACCCCGTATAAAGCAAATAGGAATGGCTCTCAGTCATAGTTTTTCAGACTCTTTTTTGACATAATACGCGTCCGATAAAAATAAGATCCGCCGGCGAGTGTCGGAGCAGGACGAAACAGTTTTACTCCTCTGTGCATGGGGGTAGTTGGTTGATAAAACAACTAATTGCGCACGGAGACGAATAACTTTCCAGGTAATTATTTTTTTTGGCTGCAGGCCAAGGGAATCCAATAATGAGCAAAGACACCGTGAACACTGTACACGTCAATATGAGCCCGGCTCAGTTAGTAGAACGAGCTATTCAGCGGGGAGAAGGTACCCTGGCTGATTCTGGTGCTCTGGTCGTAAAGACTGGCAAGCGTACAGGCCGCTCACCGATGGATCGTTTCATCGTTGATGAACCTAGCACTTCTGATGCTATCCAGTGGGGCCCGATTAACCGTCCTTTTGACGGCGATAAGTTCGACGCCCTTTGGAATCGTGTTGAAGAACACCTGGCTGAGCGCGAGCATTTTGTTTCAACTGTTCATGTAGGTTCTGATCCTAATCACTACCTGCCAGTTAAGATGAGCACAGAAACTGCGTGGCAGAACCTGTTTGGTCAGAACTTGTTCATTCGTCCGGAAGAATATAACCAAAAATCAAAAGAAGAATGGCAAATCTTCAACGCTGCAGGTTTCGAATGTGTTCCTGAGCGTGATGGTACTAACAGCGAAGGCTGTGTGATCATCAACTTTGCTAAGCGTAAAGTACTGTTGGCTGGCATGCGTTATGCGGGCGAGATGAAGAAGGCAATGTTCTCGGTGCAGAACTTCTTATTGCCAGAAAAAGACGTGCTGCCAATGCACTGTTCTGCAAATATCGGTGATGACGGTAGCACTACACTGTTCTTCGGTCTTTCCGGCACGGGTAAAACAACGTTGTCTGCGGACCCTTCACGTTACCTGATCGGTGATGATGAGCACGGTTGGGGCAAAGGTGTAGTATTTAACCTGGAAGGCGGTTGTTATGCGAAGACAATCAACCTGAGTCAGAAGAATGAGCCAATCATTTGGGATGCGATCCGTTTCGGTGCAATCGTTGAAAACGTTACTCTGAATGATTCACGTGTAGCTGATTATGCTGATACAAGCCTGACTGAAAATGGCCGTTGTGCTTATCCACTGAAGCATGTTGAGAAGCGCTCTGCGACCAATATGGGTGGTGAGCCTAAGTCTATTGTCTTCCTGACTTGTGACCTGACTGGCGTTTTGCCACCGGTATCTATTCTGTCTAAGGAAGCGGCTGCTTATCACTTCCTGTCTGGTTATACGGCACTGGTTGGTTCTACTGAAATGGGTTCAGGCGGTGGCATTAAGTCTACTTTCTCTACCTGCTTCGGCGCTCCATTCTTCCCACGTCCTGCAAGTGAGTATGCTGATCTGTTGATCAAGCGTATTGAAGAATTCGACAGCCAGGTTTATTTGGTTAACACTGGCTGGACTGGCGGTGCTTACGGCGTTGGTAGCCGTTTCAGTATTCCTACGACCCGCGGCATTATCAGCGCCATCCAGAATGGCGAACTGGCTGGCGTAGAAACAGAACACCTGGCAGGTATTAACCTGACTGTTCCTAAGGATGTACCGGGCGTTGATAACGCGCTGCTGAATCCGCGTGCGACTTGGGAAGATAAAGGTGCATACGATGCAACTGCAAATGATCTGATCGGTCAGTTCACTTCAAATTTTGAAAAGTTTGAAGGTGTTTCTGAAGCGATTATTCTGGCAGGCCCACAGCGTTAATTCGCTGTCGTTATAAAAAAGGCGCTTACAGCGCCTTTTTTTGTGCCTGAAATTTAGCATCGGTTATTTCAATAAAACGGCTTCACCGGGTAAAGTCTGCTGCGCCTGCCATTCAACCGGTGCCTGCCATTGTGCGACCCAGCTGGCAATCTCTCCTGCAGGCATAGGACGGGCAATGGCGTAGCCCTGTGCAAGGCAGCAGCCGAGTGAAAGCAGCAATTCACCATGTCGAATACTTTCAACGCCTTCAGCAACTAACTGTTTATTGAACAGCTTCCCAAGATGGATGATACCTTTGAGCACAGTGAGATCTTCAGTGTCGGTGAGCATGTCCATGACAAAGCCACGGTCAATTTTGACGATACTTGCCGGTAGCTCTTTCAGGTAACGCAGGGATGAGTAGCCTGTCCCGAAGTCATCTAACGCAAAATTTATTCCGAGCTTGATGCAGCTTTGCATTGTCCGGGATACTTTATGCAGATCCCGAATAATACTGCTCTCCAAAACCTCCAGCTCAATATAACTCGGATCAATCTCAGGATAGCGTTTTAACAGTTCTTCGAGTCGTTCAGTAAAGTTGTCCTGCTGTAATTGCCGGGGGCCAACATTAATACTGATTGATAGCATATTTCCTTGAGCATGCCAGCGTGCAAGCTGACGTAAAGCTGCATCTATTACCCACTCGCCGATATCAATCGCCAGTGCGTGCTCTTCAGTCATAGGCAGGAAATGTGCAGGTGATAACAAGCCTTTCTGCGGATGCTGCCAGCGTATTAATGCTTCAACACCAAACACCTGAGAGGTACGCATATTTACCTTGGGCTGGTAATGAAGTACAAATTCGTTATTGAGAACTGCCTGTTTCAGACGCTCGACTTCTTCATGCTGGTGCTTAATATCCCTGGCTAAATCAGAATCGAATATGTGATAGCGGCCTTTACCTGCAAGTTTCGCCTGATACATTGCCTGATCGGCCTGGCGGAGTAATTGCTCTGCGGTTATATCTTCCTGCTGTGGATAAAAAGTTACACCCAGGCTAGCTGATACTTTGAGCTCCAGATTATTGATATAAATCGGTTCGTTGGTAGCTTTTAATAAACGCAGCAGATAGATTTCGTATGGCAGCCCCATTGGTAAATCGACAAAAATAGCGGCAAATTCATCACCGCCAAGCCGGGCAACGGTATCTGTTTCCCGCAGGGCAAACTTCATACGCCGGGCGATTTCTACCAGCAGTTGATCACCAACCTCATGCCCCCAGGTATCATTAACCGCTTTAAATCCATCCAGATCGAGATAGACAATTGCCAGGCTCAGGTTACGACGTTTAATTTGTAGCATGCCGTGTTCCAGACGGTCGGCAAGAAGTAATCGGTTGGGTAAATTAGTCAGCGCATCATAGTGCGCAATACTGCGTAACTGTTCATCTTTAAGCTTCTGATCAGTAATGTCGTAGAAGAGAGCGACATACTGCTGAAGATTTCTGTGAGTATCGCTAACAGCGTTGATGGTCAGCTTGAGTGTCCGGGAAGCATTATTCGCGTGTGTGGTTTCTAACTCGCCTTCCCAGTGACCATGTTCCTGAAGAGACTGGTACATCATGAGCGCTTCATCGGTCTCATGAAATTCCCAGAAGAGGTCGCGTATATTCTGTCCAACTACCTCATTGTGGCTATAACCGGTGATATGCGTATAAGCATCATTAGTGTCCAGTAATGTGCCCTGAGGACTAATTATCATGATGCCTTCACTGGTATGTTTAAACACGCTGGCAGCCAGGCGCAGTTTTTCATGGGACTTTTTACGTTCTGAGATATCCCGGATAACTCTGACATAACCTAGAGGTTTCCCCTGAGGGTCTGTCATTACTGTCGCCAGTGTTTCTCCGCTGAAAGAAGAGCCGTTGGCACGTCGGTAGTCTGCTTCGTAGATGGCTGCATTGTGGCTGTTTTCTGAGTATTGCAGGTCCTGATATGCGGCGATATCTTTGGATTGCTTGTAGAGCCTGTCTGCATCACTGTCGATGAGTTCATTCAGACTGTAGCCAAACAGGGTTTCGCTGCCACGGTTAGCGTTAATAATTCTGCCGTCGGGGTTCGCGCAAATGATGGCATCAGAAATGCCGTCGAAAATAGATGATAGAGTTGCTTCATTTTCTTCCGCTTGCTGGCGGGCTTCGTGGCCCCGGCGCATAGATTTATACAGAAGTATTATGAGGATTAGCAGTAATACAATCGAACCGCCCATCGCCCAGATGACTTGACGGCTCTTGCTGGCAATTTCATCCGTCTGTACGTCCACCATAGCTTCCAGCTGGTTCTGGTAATGGCCGATAACCTTATCCATTTTAGGTGTGACAGGCGTCACAATTGAGTAGAGCAGTACTTTGTTTTCCGTTTGGAGGGGAACTGTTCTGATCTCAACTTTTCGATTACTGCCGTCGGCCATTAGATGTCTGAAGATAAAAAATTGTCGGCCTTCCTGACGGGCCAGTCTTACTTCTACGGCAACTTGTTTTGGCGTTAACATGTTAAGATCTGCAACGCTCATGTTTTCAAGCGTGGCCTCTGAGTGGCCGTAAAACTCCGCCGCTGCGGGGTTGGCATTAACTATTTGTTTACTGTCGGCATCAATTAGTAACATGACTGAAGGATGTTTATCGAATGCTTGCTCAAATACAGGCATATCGGTTTGAGCATTGGCAGGAAGGATGTAGCAAAAAGTGAAGGCGTATAGCAAAACGCGAAACAAAGAGTTTGCCTTCGGTATTGATGTCATGATTCAGTCCGCTAAAAGTTATCTGATCAGGACGGAAGCCAGAATATGTTGAAATTCCTTGTACGATATTCAGGGCTTCCGGCAAATTGACCGGTATGCTCATCCTGAGCCGGCAATACCTGCGGTACTGTGTACAGGTATTTATCTAGATAAAGTTGTAGCACATCAATCGTTCGTTTTAATAGTTACAAGTCACCATTATATGAGGTTGTAATGCCCTGAAATAAGAGATTTCTCAGGGGCTTAGATGAACCGGGTCTCAGGTTTTACAACTTAAGGCGGTGCTGCAGGGCAATATAGCTTTCGCGGCTGGTTTGTTGATGTGGATGCTGTCCGGAAAAAATACGTTGCTGCCCGGCAATATATACGTCTTTCACCGGATTTTCCCTGCAGGCGAAAATCCAGCGGTTAAGTAACTGGCTAGGTTGTGCACCGGCTATTTCAGCAAGTTCATTATTCAATGTCATGAAGTCTGCCCGGGAGCCAGGACAAAGACCGCTTTGAATGCCGGCAGCCTGGGCACCGCCTTGCAGGCAAGCGTTAAACAGATAGTCCCCTACCGCCGGTTGCTCCGTTGTATATAGCCGATTACGTTGCTGGGCTTGTAGCCGTTGACTGTATTCGAGAAGACGTAATTCTTCAGCGACCGACAGGCCTACGTGGCTGTCAGAGCCGATTCCAATACGACCCTGTTCTGCGATAAAGCTTTGCGCCGGGAATATTCCGTCCCCTAAGTTTGCTTCAGTAGTTGGGCATAAACCTGCAACAGCCTGGGAGCGGGCAAGTTTGCATATTTCTTCCTTATTGAGGTGAGTAGCATGAATCAGACACCAGTCAGGAGTGACGTTGGTATTGTTAAAAAGCCATTCTACCGGGCGCTGCCCGTAGTGTGCTAAGCAATCGCTGACTTCTTTTTGCTGTTCGGCAATGTGAATATGCACAGGTATATTGTGTTGCTGATGGGCCAGAATTTGATTGATCTGTTCCGCATTGACTGCCCGGATGGAATGAAAACAGAGTGCTAGTTTTTGTGTCAGTGAAGCTTGCTTTACCTGCGGAGCCAGAAGCTCGTGAAGACGAAGGTACTCATCGGTTGCATGATAAAAACGCTGTTGAGCCTGATTGCAGGGCTGTTCGCCAAAGCCTCCGTAACTGTAAAGCACTGGCGCAAGCGTGATACCCAGCCCGGTTGTGTCAGATGCCTGTAGTAAGCGCCGGTTCATTTCTGCCGGGTCGGAATATCGCTGACCATCCGGTGAGTGATGTAGGTAATTGAACTCCACAACCTGACCATAGCCAGCCTTTAGCATGTCGATATATAACTCGGTAGCGATAGTTTCGACATCGTCAGGAGTGAGTTTGGCAACCAGTTTATACATGGTGTCTCGCCAGCTCCAAAAGTTATCATTCGGATTAAGGCTTACTTCACTCAATCCTGCCATTATGCGCTGGAAGGCATGAGAATGAAGGTTTGTCATCGTTGGTAATACGGGGCCGTTTAATATGCGCGCATCAGCTGGAGGAGGCTGGTTTTCAGCGACTCTTATAATCTGACCCTGGCTGACTTCAATAAAAACGTTCTTCTGCCAGCCGGAAGGCAGAAGTGCCAGAGGGGCAAAGAATATTTGATGGGACATGGTGAACTCCGCAGCGGATAATTCCGGTTTTTATAAATTGATATACCTTGTATATACAACTTTTTATCTTGGTGTTGCAAGCTTTTGCCGTATAATTCAGTGACGTTCTGAGCAGCAGCCAATACATCGTTTTTAATTTTTGCTGCTAATACGCAAGCGGAGTAACAGATGCGCCAGCAGTCTCAACATTTAGCCGATGAACTTAAAACCAGCCTTTCTGAAGGTAACGGACCTTTGTACGAACAGCTTAAGCAGGCGATTGCCAGCCGGGTTCGGGATGGTAGTTGGGTTGCGCTGCAACGTGTCCCTTCTGAAGCGGAGCTGGTTAAAGCACTAGACGTCAGCAGGATGACGGCCAACCGGGCGTTGAGAGAGCTGACAAGCGAAGGGATTCTGCAACGACAGCAGGGCGTAGGTACTTTTGTAGCAGAAAAAAAACTCCCTTCAGCCTTGTCTGAAATACATGATATTGCAGAAGAGATTGACAGCCGTGGTAATCAGCATCGGGCTGAAGTGCTTTGTCTTGAGCGGGCAAAGGCTTCACAGCAGGAAGCTCTGGGGCTGGGGGTGCGTACCATGCATCCGGTATACCGGTCTGTGTTATTACATTTTGAGAATCAGCTGCCTATTCAGCTGGAATCCCGGGTGATCAATGCGGAGTTGGCACCGGAATATCTTGAACAGGATTTCACCTGCATCACACCTTCTGCTTATCTGAGCCGTATTGCCCCTTTAACTGAAGGTGAGCATTTGGTGGAAGCCGTTCTGGCAACACCACAGCAGGCCAGTTGGCTGCAAATGGATTCTACCGAGCCCTGTTTGCAAATACAGCGCCGTACCTGGTCCCGTGGGGAGTTAGTAGCCAGTGCGCAGCTCCTGTCTCCGGGCAGCCGGTTCCAGCTATTTGGTCATTTTGGACGTAACGCCTGATCTTGATGTAAGCCACTACACTTATAAGTAGATATCGTACAGCTTGATTTTAAGTTGTATATACATGTATGCTGATTTGAAAATGAACTATTAAGTGTTTCAGGAGCATGTCATGGGCAGTCTCGACCGATTTCGTGAAGGGGATATCATTGCGCCAACCGGTACCCGGCTAAATGCTAAGAGCTGGTTAACGGAAGCGCCTTTACGAATGTTAATGAATAATTTACATCCGGATGTAGCTGAGAATCCTCATGAGCTGGTGGTATATGGTGGTATTGGCCGCGCTGCCCGTGACTGGAAAAGTTATGACGTGTTGGTGAATACACTTAAGAATCTTGAGACAGATGAAACGCTGTTAGTGCAGTCTGGTAAGCCGGTGGGGGTTTTCAAAACCCATGAAAATGCCCCGCGGGTATTGATTGCAAATTCTAATCTGGTGCCTCACTGGGCGAACTGGGAGCATTTCAATGAACTGGATGCTCAGGGGTTGGCAATGTATGGCCAGATGACAGCCGGTTCCTGGATATATATTGGTAGCCAGGGGATTGTTCAGGGTACTTATGAAACCTTCGTAGAGGCGGGGCGCCAGCATTACGCCGGCAACCTGCGCGGCCGGTGGATTCTTACTGCTGGTCTTGGTGGCATGGGTGGCGCTCAGCCGCTGGCTGCTTCACTTGCCGGTGCCTGCTCTCTGACGATCGAATGTCAGCAAAGCCGAATAGACTTTCGTTTACGGACCCGTTATCTGGACGAACAGGCAGCTGATCTTGATGATGCTCTGGCGCGGATAAGTGCACATTGTGAAGCTGGGCGTGCGGTGTCTGTCGGTTTATGTGGAAACGCAGCTGATATTTTGCCGGAAATGGTTAAGCGGGGTGTGCGCCCGGATATGGTGACTGATCAAACCTCAGCCCATGACCCGTTAAATGGGTATTTACCTCAGGGCATGAGTTGGGAAGAGTATCGCCAACGGGCAGAAACCGAACCTGCCGAAATTACCCGTCTGGCTAAGCAGTCTATGGCAGTACAGGTAAGTGCGATGCTGGCATTTCAGCAGCAGGGTATACCGACATTTGATTACGGTAATAATATTCGTCAGATGGCCCTGGAAGAAGGTGTGGATAACGCCTTTGATTTTCCTGGATTCGTACCAGCTTATATTCGTCCGCTGTTCTGCCGGGGTATTGGTCCATTCCGTTGGGTTGCTTTATCTGGTGATCCTGAAGATATCTATAAAACTGATGCCAAAGTAAAAGAAATTATTGCTGATGATAAGCATCTGCATAATTGGCTGGATATGGCCCGAGAGCGGATTCAGTTTCAGGGACTGCCAGCACGTATTTGCTGGGTAGGTTTAGGTCAGCGTGCAAAGTTGGGGCTGGCCTTTAATGAAATGGTGCGCAGTGGTGAACTGTCAGCGCCGGTTGTTATTGGTCGTGATCATCTGGATTCCGGCTCGGTAGCCAGCCCTAACAGGGAGACTGAAGCCATGCGGGATGGCTCAGATGCAGTGTCGGACTGGCCACTGCTGAATGCTTTGCTGAACACTGCGTCTGGTGCGACCTGGGTTTCTTTACATCATGGTGGCGGGGTTGGTATGGGTTTCTCGCAGCACTCTGGAATGGTGGTTGTTTGTGACGGCACAGCTGAGGCCGATGAGCGTATTGCCAGGGTACTGACGAACGATCCTGGGACTGGCGTTATGCGGCATGCAGACGCTGGTTATCCCGAAGCCATTGCTTGTGCTAAAGAGCAAGGGCTGCATTTGCCAATGCTTGAGTGAATGTTCTAACTGTATGTTTTGGAATGTTTATTTTGGAAGTGTGGCCGGTTGTTAGTTAGAGGCTTACTGTTGAGTAATTCATAGTTAGAGCCTTTGGCTATAGTGTTTTAAGTACAGAAAAATAAGAACGGAACGCATATGCAGGCAAAGGTGGTATTTGATCAACAACTTCGCTGGCAGGACCTGGTTGATGTGGCAGACGGGGCAACACTGGAAATTAGTGGCAGTCGCTGGTTGAGGATAGAGCGCGCCCGCAATGCAGTGATGGAAATGGTGAGTCAGGGAACGCGGGCATACGGTATTACCACCGGGCTTGGTGATTTATGTAACCACATATTGGCACCCGAACAGTTGGCTGCGATGTCACGGGGAACAATTCTGAATCATGCCTGTGGCGTAGGGCCTTTGCTGGAGAAACGTCAGGTGCGGTCTATTATGGCGGCAGCCGTTGCTAATTATAGCCATGGTTATTCGGGTATTTCTGTGGAGGTTGTTAAAGCTCTGTTGGCGATGCTGAATGCCGGTGTAACACCGCAAGTGCCTGAACAGGGGTCGGTCGGTTATCTGACGCATATGGCGCATATTGCGTTGCCATTGTTAGGGACTGGTGATGTGGAGTATCAGGGGCAGGTAATTCCGGCCACTGAGGCATTTCAGCTAGCTAATATTATGCCGCCACAGATCGGACCAAAAGATGGTTTGAGCCTGGTGAATGGTACGCCATGTATGACCGGGCTGGCGTGTCTGGTGGCAGCTGATACTGAAAAGTTGTTGAGTTGGTCGGACTTGAGCGCTGCGTTGAGTTTTGAAGCCTGTGGTGGTCAGTTGGCCGCGTTTGGCGAGCTAAATCTGGCTCTAAAGGCTTCACCTGAGGTGAGTTTGGTTGGCCAGCGGTTGCGAATATTTCTGAGTGACAGTCTGTGGCTGGCCTCCCGGCAGGGACAGCGCACCCAGGATGCTCTCAGTCTGAGGTCTGTACCGCAGATACATGGCGCTTGCCGACAACAGTGGCAAAATTTTTCAGAACTGGTGACGCGAGAATTAAACGCGGCGACAGATAATCCGCTGATACTTGAGCAAGAAGGTGTGTTTAATGTTGTTTCGCAGGCAAATCCTCACGGTGAGAGTCTGGCGCTAGCCAGTGACGCATTGGCGCCTGCATTAGCAGAGTTGACCTCTGCTGCAGAGCGTCGCAGTTATCGACTGCTTAATCCTCAGGTCAGTGGCTTGCCGGGATATCTTACGGATGAAGGCGGAATCAGTTCAGGCCTGATGATAGTGCAGTATGTCAGTGCTTCTTTGTGTGCGGAAAACCGTCGTCATGCCTCGCCAGTGTCAGTGGATAACTATGTT
The DNA window shown above is from Aliamphritea ceti and carries:
- a CDS encoding HAL/PAL/TAL family ammonia-lyase; its protein translation is MQAKVVFDQQLRWQDLVDVADGATLEISGSRWLRIERARNAVMEMVSQGTRAYGITTGLGDLCNHILAPEQLAAMSRGTILNHACGVGPLLEKRQVRSIMAAAVANYSHGYSGISVEVVKALLAMLNAGVTPQVPEQGSVGYLTHMAHIALPLLGTGDVEYQGQVIPATEAFQLANIMPPQIGPKDGLSLVNGTPCMTGLACLVAADTEKLLSWSDLSAALSFEACGGQLAAFGELNLALKASPEVSLVGQRLRIFLSDSLWLASRQGQRTQDALSLRSVPQIHGACRQQWQNFSELVTRELNAATDNPLILEQEGVFNVVSQANPHGESLALASDALAPALAELTSAAERRSYRLLNPQVSGLPGYLTDEGGISSGLMIVQYVSASLCAENRRHASPVSVDNYVTSGLQEDHLSFGSSAVLRLFKQQANLQKVLAIELMCAAQAFDFIAVKHRQESNVFSRGGWALWQQVRQQIPHYTRERWVAKDIQRLDELLADSAMLQQLEQQAGIGEIQNV